The following DNA comes from Methanocella sp..
CCGTATACCTGCCCGACAGGTCATTATACGATTCGTTCAGGGCCGTGTACGCCTGCCTGGCGGATGCCGCGTCGTTGCTGGCGCCCTTTTCGTTGTTATAAAGCATGAACACGCCGGCGCAGAGAATGAGCACGACTACGACTAGAACAATGACGACGATAGTCGACAGTGAACCCGCAGGTTTAAAGCCGCCACTACTAAGTGACTTTCCATTACTCAAACAACCATCCCCATTTAGTACATGATTATTATCGGCGTATCATATAAAAGGTTAGTGCTTATCCGTCTTACGTTTCATACCAGACGGAGTTCAGCCGGGCGGACGCCGGATATTCCCATTTCACATGCAATAAAACATACAGTATGCTACCTTTACCGGCCATCACCGGGCCTCCAAATGCCCCTAAATATCGTTGTCTGGCGGTCGCTTAAATATAGTTTATCTCACTATCGATGAACTTCAGGAGTAGGTGACCCACACGGTGTCGAGCTGTGACATCGTGTCGAATTCCCAGGTGTAGTTCCTCTTGTCCAGGGGAGCTATGTTGGTGAACGTCTGGTCGTTGAGGTTGGGCTGGCCCATATAGAGGACGCGGCAATGGATCGTCGCGCTGCTTGCCTTATTATCGCCGACGTTATAGATGATGGCCTGCACGTAGAGCTTCTGATTATTCCCGGACCCCAGCCGGTACGAGTGATAATAAAGGGCTATCACCGGCCCTCCTCTTTCCGTGAAGTTACCGATCGCCGACTTCATGCTGTCGTAATCTGAGCGTATGGACGAAGTATTCGAGATGAGACTGCTATAATTATAGCTCAGGTTCGTGTACAGCTCAGTCAGATTATTGTGGCTGGCGATGAGCGTCTCGTGCTCGCCCGTGAGGTTCGCGTACTGCATGCCGAGGGCGTCGTACTCCACGCCCTTCTGGACAAGGTCGGCTGCCCTGTCCTCGGACTGCCCGTGGTAATAGTAGGTCGCGTACGCGAGGATGGCTATGGCCACTCCGAGTAATATGTAAAATTTGAACTGCCAGAGCCTATTCATCCACCCGAGACCTTTTTTATCACTCAACAGGCGAGCACCTCTACAGATTGTACCTGCCTGTTATTATATAAATTAGATGTTGCTCTTCGTCCCAAAAACATAAATGATTTATATTACCGGGCTCTATTAGGGCAGTGGTGTCTTATAATGGATAGGTTAGAGCTGGTCACCAGGAATGTCGAGGAAGTCGTGACCATGGATGAGCTAAAGAAGCTGCTGGACGATAAGCAGCATCCGACGGTCTACGTCGGCTACGAGCCCAGCGGTAACATTCACTTAGGCCATATGATCACGGCCAACAAGCTGATCGATTGCCAGAACGCCGGTTTTAAAGTTATCGTGCTGTTAGCCGACCTTCATGCTTATCTTAACCGTAAGGGCACGATGGCGGAGATCGAGAAGATCGCCGAATATAACAAGCGGTGCTTCATAGCGCTGGGACTGAGCGAAGAGAATACCCGCTTCGTGCTTGGCTCGACCTATCAGCTATCCCCGGAGTACGAGATGAACGTGCTGCGCATGGCCTGCGATACGACGCTGAACCGCGCGAAGCGCAGCATGGACGAGATCTCCCGGGACGCCGAGGACCCCCACGTCTCGCAGATGATCTACCCGCTCATGCAGACCATGGACATCGCCTCGCTGGGCGTCGACGTCGCCATGGGCGGCATCGACCAGCGGAAGATCCACATGATCGCCCGGGAGCAATTACCGACGATGGGCTTCAAGAGCCCCGTATGCCTGCACACTCCGATCCTGCTGGGCCTGGACGGCACGAAGATGTCCTCCAGCAAGGGCAATAATATAAGCGTGGACGAGCCCGCGGAGAGCGTCACGAAAAAGATCGAAAAGGCGTTCTGCCCGATAGGCCAGGTGGAGAATAACCCGGTCATCGACCTGTTCAAGTACCACGTCTTCATGAGGTACCCGACCATCACGATAGAGAGGCCCGAGAAGCACGGCGGCAACATGGAGTTCTCCAGCTTCGAGGCCCTGAAAAGCGCGTTCGCCGAAAAGAAGGTCCACCCGATGGACCTGAAAAAGGCCGCCGCGAAGTACATGAACATGATCTTAGAGCCAGTCCGAAAAAAGGTATAATACTAACCTCCGTATATAGTGGTTGAAGGTGATAAACTGAATACTCCAGATAACAGGGGCGGCCATCCTGGTGAAGAAGGCGAAATGGTCACAAGGGTACGCGTGCCCAACAAAAAGGAAAGAGAGATATTAGGCACCGTGACCAGCATGCTGGGCGCCAATCGCGTCGTGGTGCGCTGCGTCGACGGAGTTACGAGGATGTGCCGGATCCCGGGCAAGATGAAGAAGCGCATCTGGATCCGCGAGGGCGACGTCGTCATCGTCGTCCCCTGGGAGTTCCAGGACGAGAAGGCGGACGTGATCTGGAGATACACGGGCCCGCAGGTGAACTGGCTGCAGCGCAAAGGCTTCCTATAATACGAAAACTGTTTATCACCTATAAAAACCAGGGGGCATCAATTGCCACGTAATACGATTTATTTATTGTTGACTATTTTTCGATTTTTGGATATTTGATTATCTTACTTATAGCGTATGCCTT
Coding sequences within:
- a CDS encoding tyrosine--tRNA ligase, whose protein sequence is MDRLELVTRNVEEVVTMDELKKLLDDKQHPTVYVGYEPSGNIHLGHMITANKLIDCQNAGFKVIVLLADLHAYLNRKGTMAEIEKIAEYNKRCFIALGLSEENTRFVLGSTYQLSPEYEMNVLRMACDTTLNRAKRSMDEISRDAEDPHVSQMIYPLMQTMDIASLGVDVAMGGIDQRKIHMIAREQLPTMGFKSPVCLHTPILLGLDGTKMSSSKGNNISVDEPAESVTKKIEKAFCPIGQVENNPVIDLFKYHVFMRYPTITIERPEKHGGNMEFSSFEALKSAFAEKKVHPMDLKKAAAKYMNMILEPVRKKV
- the eif1A gene encoding translation initiation factor eIF-1A — protein: MNTPDNRGGHPGEEGEMVTRVRVPNKKEREILGTVTSMLGANRVVVRCVDGVTRMCRIPGKMKKRIWIREGDVVIVVPWEFQDEKADVIWRYTGPQVNWLQRKGFL